One segment of Pseudomonas pohangensis DNA contains the following:
- a CDS encoding site-specific integrase: MKLQQHELDKIWAPNEYDPAWKSDAYGELKVILEKSNNLVAQWLTGLSEITRYDVKMLRTLEGDLGRNCVMRNALRSITMRVQKFEAPFPLARIAIYISREACSFNPDSLTVDQIKRSFDLISVLQKALLLDVDKLDLKARLGLLILSAAYHGGLLDIEQLKALMSLDIGEIEWKAAIPEVRLLLPVNGNEGEDNRQWFPDPCTLALLMRSKADLDSICDQLKKPEMLNGFVNALLKFPEISAGVRTSSLTDMLQLLRMQVQMHIPPLLVNFASRDKFLSHSVREDAWAHIFGYDCSKSESNDHDGSELPDQALDTKGRIDPDWLDQLVAFMRKNETKQETAARLSSWSETKPGLPAVMASWLKTMLLGKSAYGNSNIRETILSYLRIMARSLSENLQVDTIFDIPPDALDEVYETLLDLEDTPRKRKELAKAIREFHWFLHSKHGYPPISENSVLGINRGVQAVDATIISEEQYQETLKQLSFCGIEIRSPRLVMAAKLMVILGYRLGIRRNEGLKLLIHDLQLPRLRASRISAFQLRHKGKSLLTEQQRIDLNLPVHLHIRPNAFRYLKTRNSTRTLPLHELLSADELSLLLEWHALREQEELQGAFSDFLFCIPADKTVWISEEYIFPAIHAVMRAVTGNQHVHYHHLRHSCATWLMLKLMIPVLQAEERIEIIFQGLPETSGWLMDSESLKRYLFHFSGGPTRRVAHIVSALLGHASPKTTLRHYVHCLPWLLAMAWQWNPERWYAISSVAKLAGVSDTKRRQENSAMSETAQKQSQILELVSRYMRKFSMMPEVAPAPRGIKIIYDHNVVIQRMRRIESFLAYAGNPISVGAVDLDWFEFPESDRLSMVDRAKSIQESFRKNSGHTTKIFRVHRFSKNVDGLTLIPKTLSDGARQSLSKLAQAMYSLLSSKDSARAHKVVDDFIERVWSQDTDLRFNRGRDITEFKDYIWLLKEIGVAPESISFVIYSRSNPSGEKDYWRQYIHLSKINVVQNNPKNHKSRNHPIAVRVSLPFLSNEGNGRMSNYHSGTALRYLFVMTSIDWHFRQ, translated from the coding sequence ATGAAGTTACAACAACATGAATTAGATAAAATTTGGGCTCCAAATGAATACGATCCGGCTTGGAAGTCAGATGCTTATGGCGAGTTAAAAGTTATATTAGAAAAGTCAAATAATCTTGTCGCACAATGGTTGACCGGCCTGAGTGAGATAACCCGGTACGATGTAAAAATGCTCAGAACGCTTGAAGGGGATCTAGGCCGGAACTGCGTGATGAGGAACGCTTTGCGATCCATAACTATGAGGGTGCAAAAGTTTGAGGCCCCTTTTCCTCTGGCCAGGATTGCCATTTATATATCCCGGGAGGCATGTAGTTTCAATCCTGACTCATTGACAGTCGACCAGATAAAAAGGAGCTTTGACCTCATTAGTGTCTTGCAAAAAGCATTGCTGCTTGATGTTGATAAATTGGATTTAAAAGCAAGGCTTGGGCTGTTGATACTCAGTGCAGCTTATCATGGGGGGCTTTTAGATATCGAACAACTAAAAGCACTTATGTCGCTTGACATAGGCGAGATAGAATGGAAAGCAGCTATTCCTGAAGTGCGTCTTTTGCTGCCGGTTAATGGCAACGAAGGCGAAGATAATCGACAGTGGTTTCCTGATCCTTGCACATTAGCACTGCTTATGCGGAGTAAGGCTGATCTTGATTCAATTTGCGACCAATTAAAAAAACCTGAGATGTTGAATGGGTTTGTAAACGCGCTGCTTAAGTTTCCAGAAATCAGTGCTGGAGTCAGAACATCTAGTTTAACCGATATGCTGCAGTTATTGCGGATGCAAGTGCAAATGCATATTCCGCCATTACTTGTAAATTTCGCATCACGAGATAAGTTTCTGTCCCACTCTGTCCGTGAAGATGCTTGGGCGCATATCTTTGGCTATGACTGTAGCAAGTCCGAGTCTAACGACCATGACGGAAGTGAGTTGCCTGATCAAGCGCTAGATACTAAAGGACGGATTGATCCTGATTGGCTAGATCAGCTTGTCGCATTCATGCGCAAGAATGAAACAAAACAGGAGACAGCCGCGAGATTGTCCAGTTGGAGTGAGACCAAGCCGGGATTGCCTGCGGTAATGGCATCTTGGCTTAAAACGATGCTTTTGGGAAAGTCAGCATATGGCAACTCAAATATTCGCGAAACAATTCTTAGCTATCTCAGAATCATGGCGAGAAGCCTGTCGGAAAATTTACAGGTTGATACGATATTTGATATTCCCCCAGATGCTCTTGATGAGGTTTATGAAACTCTCCTTGATTTAGAAGACACTCCTCGAAAGCGCAAAGAATTAGCGAAGGCGATCCGTGAGTTTCACTGGTTTCTTCACTCCAAGCATGGGTATCCGCCAATCAGTGAAAACTCCGTGCTGGGTATAAATCGTGGTGTGCAAGCGGTTGACGCCACGATTATCTCGGAAGAGCAATATCAGGAGACACTTAAACAGTTAAGCTTTTGCGGGATTGAGATTCGATCGCCGCGATTGGTAATGGCTGCGAAATTGATGGTTATCTTGGGCTATCGTCTTGGAATTAGACGAAATGAGGGGCTCAAACTTCTGATTCACGACCTACAGTTACCTAGGCTACGGGCATCACGAATCAGCGCGTTTCAGCTACGTCACAAAGGAAAATCACTACTTACCGAACAGCAACGAATTGACCTCAATTTACCCGTACACCTTCACATAAGGCCAAATGCATTCCGGTATCTGAAAACTAGGAATTCCACACGAACACTGCCTCTGCATGAGCTATTGAGCGCTGATGAATTGTCGTTACTTCTTGAGTGGCATGCTTTAAGAGAGCAGGAAGAGCTTCAGGGAGCATTCTCGGACTTTCTTTTTTGTATTCCGGCCGATAAAACGGTTTGGATCAGTGAGGAGTACATTTTCCCAGCCATTCACGCGGTTATGAGAGCTGTTACTGGCAATCAGCATGTTCACTACCACCACTTGCGACACTCGTGCGCTACGTGGCTCATGCTTAAGCTAATGATCCCAGTTCTTCAGGCTGAGGAGAGAATTGAAATAATTTTCCAGGGACTACCGGAGACCAGCGGATGGTTAATGGATAGCGAAAGTTTAAAGCGATACCTTTTTCATTTTTCTGGCGGGCCAACCCGGCGGGTTGCCCACATAGTCAGCGCACTACTTGGTCACGCTAGCCCCAAAACTACCTTGCGGCACTATGTTCATTGCCTTCCTTGGCTATTGGCAATGGCTTGGCAATGGAATCCTGAGCGGTGGTATGCGATTAGCAGCGTTGCAAAACTTGCGGGTGTAAGTGATACAAAACGCAGACAAGAAAATTCGGCCATGTCAGAAACTGCGCAAAAGCAAAGCCAAATTCTGGAGCTGGTTTCGCGGTATATGAGAAAGTTTTCCATGATGCCTGAAGTTGCCCCTGCCCCCCGTGGAATAAAGATCATTTACGATCACAACGTTGTTATTCAACGAATGCGACGAATTGAGTCTTTCCTAGCTTATGCGGGTAACCCGATCTCAGTTGGCGCCGTTGACTTGGATTGGTTTGAGTTTCCAGAGAGTGATCGGCTCTCGATGGTAGATCGAGCAAAGTCAATTCAAGAGTCGTTTAGGAAGAATTCTGGCCACACTACCAAAATATTTCGTGTACATAGGTTTTCCAAAAACGTAGATGGGTTGACCCTTATTCCAAAAACTCTAAGTGATGGTGCTCGACAAAGTTTGAGTAAGCTAGCTCAAGCTATGTATTCATTATTGAGTAGTAAGGATTCCGCTCGCGCTCACAAGGTTGTCGACGATTTCATTGAGCGTGTATGGTCGCAGGATACAGATTTGCGCTTTAATCGGGGTCGAGATATTACGGAATTTAAAGATTATATATGGCTACTTAAAGAAATTGGAGTTGCTCCTGAGTCGATAAGTTTTGTGATTTATAGTCGCAGCAATCCGAGTGGGGAGAAGGATTACTGGCGTCAGTACATTCATTTATCGAAAATTAATGTTGTTCAGAATAATCCTAAAAATCATAAGAGCCGAAATCATCCTATCGCTGTCAGGGTTAGCCTTCCATTTCTTAGTAACGAAGGAAATGGCCGCATGAGTAATTACCATTCTGGTACAGCGCTTCGTTATCTCTTCGTGATGACATCAATTGATTGGCATTTCAGACAGTAA
- a CDS encoding type II toxin-antitoxin system RelE/ParE family toxin: MELKWSSRAMSDLARLYEFLATVNQPAAARTVQQLTAAPTQLLTNPRIGERLEEFAPRDVRRILVGHYEMRYKISDSTIYLLRLWHTREDR; encoded by the coding sequence ATGGAATTGAAATGGTCGAGCAGGGCAATGTCCGATCTGGCCCGTCTATACGAGTTCCTGGCGACCGTGAATCAGCCCGCTGCGGCGCGCACGGTTCAGCAGCTCACGGCAGCCCCAACCCAGCTGCTGACCAACCCGCGGATTGGCGAGCGGCTGGAAGAGTTCGCGCCCCGTGATGTACGGCGGATTTTGGTTGGGCACTACGAGATGCGCTACAAAATTTCGGACTCCACGATCTACCTGCTTCGCCTGTGGCACACACGAGAGGATCGATAA
- a CDS encoding CopG family ribbon-helix-helix protein has product MVAITKTRSVTAHVPIELAERVDEIAGRLERSKNWIVKQALSDWLDQEEERSRLTLEALADVDAGRVIDHQAVHAWAESLSTKKPLPVPR; this is encoded by the coding sequence ATGGTTGCCATCACCAAAACTAGATCCGTCACCGCTCACGTCCCTATTGAGCTGGCTGAACGTGTTGATGAGATTGCCGGACGATTGGAGCGCTCAAAGAACTGGATCGTCAAACAGGCACTGTCCGACTGGCTGGACCAAGAAGAAGAACGCAGCCGCCTGACCCTCGAGGCACTGGCTGATGTGGATGCTGGGCGTGTAATTGACCATCAGGCTGTGCATGCATGGGCTGAGAGCCTCAGCACCAAAAAGCCTCTGCCGGTACCGCGTTAA
- a CDS encoding helix-turn-helix transcriptional regulator, with the protein MKRQQSIEQVRWDLALRYRLIETVAWWEGRLTTNHLMQSFGISRQQASKDINSYINEHALRNLQYDKYLKGYVPSKHFEPLFIDDSASAYLHLLNQNYERAPHIEGLALAYAHTEVLHVPDRSVKAEILRPLLKACREGLRLETEYVSFNTPTSEIRLIAPHTLVYTGMRWHVRAYCEKNRAYRDFVLSRFRGVPDLLDESDFGRDGDEAWNAEVQVIIEPDARLKPEQKSIIETDYGMVDGQLVVNTHGALVQYVLQRYQIDPNMVQAKATAQQIVVSNLDELSTWLYK; encoded by the coding sequence ATGAAACGTCAGCAATCGATTGAACAGGTTCGCTGGGATCTGGCCCTACGCTATCGACTGATCGAGACCGTGGCTTGGTGGGAAGGCCGCCTGACCACCAACCACCTGATGCAGAGCTTTGGCATCAGTCGGCAGCAGGCCTCCAAGGACATCAACAGCTACATCAACGAACATGCGCTCAGGAATCTGCAATACGACAAGTATTTGAAGGGGTATGTACCGAGCAAGCACTTCGAGCCACTGTTCATCGATGACAGTGCCAGTGCGTATCTGCATCTACTCAACCAGAACTATGAGCGCGCGCCACACATCGAAGGGTTAGCACTAGCCTATGCCCATACCGAAGTGCTGCATGTGCCTGACAGGTCAGTAAAAGCCGAAATCCTGAGACCGCTACTCAAAGCCTGTCGCGAAGGCCTGCGCCTTGAAACCGAGTACGTGTCATTCAATACACCAACTTCCGAAATCAGGCTGATTGCTCCGCATACGCTTGTCTATACCGGTATGCGCTGGCATGTGCGGGCCTACTGCGAGAAGAACCGTGCTTACAGGGATTTCGTACTCAGCCGTTTCCGTGGCGTACCAGACCTGTTGGATGAATCGGATTTTGGACGGGACGGGGATGAGGCGTGGAACGCTGAAGTGCAAGTGATCATTGAGCCCGATGCCCGGCTGAAGCCTGAGCAGAAGAGCATCATCGAAACCGACTACGGCATGGTCGATGGTCAGCTGGTGGTAAACACCCATGGCGCTTTGGTGCAATACGTTCTGCAGCGATACCAAATTGACCCGAACATGGTGCAAGCCAAGGCAACAGCTCAACAGATCGTAGTCTCAAATCTAGATGAACTGTCTACTTGGCTATACAAATGA
- the ssb gene encoding single-stranded DNA-binding protein produces MAKGINKVILVGNVGGDPETRFLPNGNQVTTIKLATTDSWKDKQTGQQQERTEWHRVVFFGKIAEIACQNLKKGSQCYIEGRIQTREWEKDGIKRYTTEIVVDMGGTMQLLGSRGEGVSDTARMDRKEPYTARSELNTQTKTRTADGWPDDDTPIDLGEVPF; encoded by the coding sequence ATGGCAAAAGGCATCAATAAGGTCATCTTGGTCGGCAATGTGGGCGGCGATCCTGAAACGCGCTTTCTCCCCAACGGAAACCAGGTCACCACAATAAAGCTGGCGACCACGGATAGCTGGAAGGATAAACAGACCGGCCAGCAGCAGGAACGTACTGAATGGCACCGTGTCGTTTTCTTCGGGAAAATCGCAGAAATTGCGTGCCAGAACCTTAAGAAAGGTTCGCAGTGTTACATCGAGGGCCGCATTCAGACACGAGAGTGGGAGAAAGACGGTATCAAGCGTTACACCACTGAAATCGTTGTCGATATGGGTGGCACCATGCAGCTTCTGGGCAGTCGCGGCGAGGGAGTAAGTGACACGGCGCGCATGGATCGAAAGGAGCCTTACACAGCAAGAAGTGAGTTGAACACTCAGACCAAGACGCGGACTGCCGATGGCTGGCCTGATGATGACACTCCCATTGATCTTGGCGAGGTCCCATTTTGA
- a CDS encoding arginase family protein gives MQLAFHYTNHMVADAASYSPSAAKPAQVMESWAMLGLPMQVVEPIPVTEAQLCLAHDPEMVRAVLSGEKANGFSNRSLKVAASLPYTSGAMLSAARYALENGCGAIAPCSGFHHAGYVFVGGFCTFNGLMVTARVLLNEGKVKRIGILDFDQHWGDGTADIIKRLGLGSQVTHYSPCREYGRPQRAEAFVADIPRLLEAFADCDLVLYQAGADPHIEDPLGGWLTTNQLFNRDKQVFEAFRKMGIPVAWNLAGGYQRDASGGIRPVLDIHDNTLKAFAGVWGVIAQPDQLNEAV, from the coding sequence ATGCAGCTTGCTTTTCACTATACCAATCACATGGTTGCCGACGCGGCTAGCTACTCTCCAAGTGCTGCCAAGCCTGCCCAAGTCATGGAATCCTGGGCAATGCTGGGGCTTCCGATGCAAGTCGTTGAGCCGATACCCGTGACGGAAGCGCAGCTCTGTCTGGCCCATGATCCGGAGATGGTTCGTGCTGTTCTATCGGGTGAAAAGGCCAACGGCTTCAGTAACCGGAGCCTGAAGGTCGCTGCTTCACTGCCTTATACCAGTGGGGCCATGCTCTCGGCAGCTCGCTATGCGCTGGAAAATGGTTGCGGTGCGATCGCGCCCTGTTCGGGCTTTCATCATGCCGGTTACGTTTTTGTCGGGGGCTTTTGCACCTTCAACGGTTTGATGGTCACCGCTCGTGTCTTGCTCAACGAAGGCAAGGTAAAGCGGATTGGCATACTGGATTTCGATCAGCACTGGGGCGACGGCACCGCCGATATCATCAAGCGCCTGGGTCTCGGCAGCCAAGTGACGCATTACAGCCCTTGCCGGGAGTATGGCCGTCCGCAACGTGCGGAGGCTTTTGTCGCAGACATACCTAGGTTGCTGGAAGCCTTCGCTGACTGTGATCTGGTGCTATACCAAGCCGGAGCTGACCCTCACATTGAAGACCCGTTGGGTGGATGGCTAACCACTAATCAATTGTTCAATCGCGACAAGCAGGTGTTTGAGGCATTTCGCAAGATGGGCATCCCGGTTGCCTGGAATCTGGCCGGGGGTTATCAGCGTGACGCGTCTGGCGGCATCCGTCCGGTATTGGATATTCATGACAACACGTTGAAGGCCTTTGCCGGCGTTTGGGGCGTTATTGCCCAGCCAGACCAGTTGAACGAAGCCGTCTAG
- a CDS encoding helix-turn-helix transcriptional regulator: MERSQRINRINALLQRPQGVSMAQLQEDLEVSRQTINRDIQLMRDQMHAPIVWSRYDHCYRLENGGHVGPTYTLPGLWFSPAQAYAFLTLNNMVEKIAPNLLGPFLNPMRATLKRMLHEADFGLFGLDQKIQIDMPAMPEIGDLDFSNLVDGLLKEQSVRLDFKRADGIQKSLRGKPVKLHISPEGWLLDLQVDGGENLQQIDVAHVIKVAAESEQD; encoded by the coding sequence TTGGAAAGATCACAGCGAATCAACCGGATCAATGCGCTATTACAACGTCCTCAAGGGGTGAGCATGGCTCAACTCCAGGAGGATCTTGAGGTGTCGCGGCAGACGATCAATCGTGACATCCAGTTGATGCGTGACCAGATGCACGCGCCCATTGTTTGGAGTCGGTATGACCATTGTTATCGACTGGAAAACGGTGGGCATGTAGGCCCCACATACACGCTTCCTGGACTTTGGTTTTCTCCTGCTCAGGCCTATGCGTTCCTGACGCTTAACAACATGGTGGAGAAAATCGCACCAAACCTGCTCGGGCCGTTTCTGAATCCCATGCGGGCTACCCTTAAACGCATGCTGCACGAGGCTGATTTCGGACTATTTGGACTTGATCAAAAGATTCAGATCGATATGCCGGCAATGCCTGAGATAGGAGATTTGGATTTTTCAAACCTGGTAGATGGCCTTCTTAAAGAACAGTCAGTGCGCCTTGATTTCAAACGCGCAGACGGCATTCAGAAGTCGCTACGTGGTAAGCCAGTGAAGCTGCATATTTCACCTGAGGGCTGGTTGCTAGACCTGCAGGTTGACGGAGGTGAAAACCTTCAACAAATAGATGTGGCCCACGTGATCAAAGTAGCCGCAGAGTCCGAGCAAGATTAG
- a CDS encoding HEPN domain-containing protein, giving the protein MDFDTLKARQRAERDNHQPNLALRVHRALSWLCKAEMTKDDDGRFIFLWIAFNAAYATEIDESSRLSEQETFRAFLGKLCDLDTPGRIRNMVWKEFPGSIRILLDNPYVFHSFWEFQRGKITEADWQDRFASGKKAAQLALASNNSPAVLGIVLNRMYVLRNQLMHGGATWNSTVNRDQLRDCVNFLGKLVPLVIEIMLDNPDTLWGDASFPVVQP; this is encoded by the coding sequence GTGGATTTCGATACGCTAAAAGCCCGTCAGAGAGCAGAACGAGATAATCATCAGCCAAATCTGGCGCTTCGCGTACACCGGGCGCTCAGTTGGCTGTGCAAGGCGGAAATGACCAAGGACGATGACGGCCGCTTCATATTCCTGTGGATCGCCTTTAACGCAGCGTACGCGACTGAAATTGACGAGAGTTCCCGCCTATCCGAACAAGAGACCTTCAGGGCGTTTCTGGGAAAACTTTGCGATCTGGATACACCAGGGCGGATCAGGAATATGGTCTGGAAAGAGTTTCCCGGCAGCATTCGCATCCTGCTGGACAACCCGTATGTCTTCCACAGTTTCTGGGAGTTCCAGCGCGGAAAGATCACAGAGGCTGATTGGCAGGACAGATTTGCCAGTGGCAAGAAAGCGGCACAGTTGGCGCTGGCGAGCAATAACTCCCCAGCGGTGCTGGGTATTGTGCTCAATCGGATGTATGTCCTGCGCAATCAGTTGATGCATGGTGGTGCGACCTGGAACAGTACGGTGAACCGCGACCAGTTGCGTGACTGTGTGAATTTTCTGGGAAAGCTGGTGCCATTGGTCATCGAGATCATGCTGGACAACCCGGACACCCTCTGGGGCGACGCCAGCTTTCCGGTAGTCCAGCCGTGA
- the sbcD gene encoding exonuclease subunit SbcD produces the protein MRILHTSDWHLGQHFMGKTRQAEHQAFLGWLVDQVKEHQVDAVLVAGDIFDTGTPPSYAREMYSEFVVAMRRSGAELIVLGGNHDSVAMLGENKSLLAELNARVIPGVAETLGDQLLVVKQRDGTPGAILCAIPFIRPRDVTTSLTDASAKDRQVNLQKAIQSHYAALYQLAVDKRMELGAELPIVATGHLTTVGASASESVREIYVGSLEAFPTSAFPPADYIALGHIHRPQKVGGHEHIRYSGSPIPLSFDETGQQKNVLLVDLDAGGLQQVEALDVPLFQPLLSLRGSLKELEALIADAAQQGSGQTPVWLEIMVTSDDYLSDLQSRLLLLTDGLPVEVLRTRRQRGDVEPTLPTQRETLEELSPTDVFSKRLEAETLDPQLQEQLGGLYQQVIAQLAEEPV, from the coding sequence ATGCGCATTTTGCACACCTCGGACTGGCACCTTGGTCAGCACTTCATGGGCAAGACCCGTCAGGCCGAACATCAGGCATTTCTTGGCTGGCTGGTCGACCAGGTCAAAGAGCATCAAGTGGATGCCGTGCTGGTGGCCGGGGATATCTTCGACACCGGAACGCCGCCCAGCTATGCCCGTGAGATGTACAGCGAGTTCGTTGTAGCGATGCGACGTAGTGGTGCCGAACTGATCGTGCTGGGTGGCAATCATGATTCAGTTGCCATGCTGGGTGAGAACAAAAGCCTGTTGGCGGAGTTGAATGCCCGTGTCATTCCGGGGGTGGCTGAAACGCTTGGGGATCAGCTGCTGGTGGTCAAACAGCGGGATGGAACGCCGGGTGCCATTCTGTGCGCGATTCCGTTTATTCGCCCCCGGGATGTGACCACCAGCCTGACCGATGCAAGTGCCAAGGATCGGCAGGTGAACCTGCAAAAAGCCATTCAATCGCACTACGCGGCGCTTTATCAGTTGGCTGTCGACAAACGCATGGAGTTGGGGGCTGAGCTGCCCATTGTTGCTACCGGTCATCTGACCACCGTCGGTGCGAGTGCCAGTGAGTCCGTCAGGGAAATCTATGTGGGCTCGCTTGAAGCCTTTCCGACCAGCGCCTTTCCACCGGCTGACTACATCGCGCTGGGGCATATTCATCGTCCGCAGAAGGTTGGCGGACATGAGCACATCCGTTATTCAGGCTCACCGATCCCGTTAAGTTTTGACGAGACCGGCCAGCAGAAAAACGTACTGCTGGTAGATCTGGATGCCGGCGGGTTGCAGCAGGTTGAAGCTTTGGACGTGCCACTTTTCCAGCCGTTGCTTTCACTTCGGGGCTCACTGAAAGAACTGGAAGCTTTGATTGCGGATGCTGCACAGCAAGGGTCAGGGCAAACCCCGGTATGGCTGGAAATCATGGTGACCAGCGACGATTACCTGAGTGACCTGCAATCCCGGTTGCTGCTGCTTACCGATGGCCTGCCAGTCGAAGTCTTGCGCACCCGCAGGCAGCGCGGAGATGTTGAACCCACGTTGCCCACGCAGCGCGAGACTCTTGAGGAGTTGAGTCCAACCGATGTTTTTTCCAAACGACTTGAGGCTGAAACACTGGATCCGCAATTGCAGGAGCAACTTGGTGGTTTATATCAGCAGGTGATCGCCCAGTTGGCAGAGGAGCCGGTATGA